A genomic segment from Labrus bergylta chromosome 3, fLabBer1.1, whole genome shotgun sequence encodes:
- the LOC136178543 gene encoding gastrula zinc finger protein XlCGF57.1-like, whose amino-acid sequence METGVDGEDCGGAEPERDSDPERRLQPETEVETEDSHEPETDDSDDWKETREDLSELNLKNKKLKTGKRQHSCSECGKRFNQKVTLTRHMLVHTGEKAFSCSVCSKSFTRRGNLTQHMLVHTGEKAFSCSVCSKSFTLRGSLTKHMLVHTGEKPFSCSECGKRFNRKEILTRHMLVHAGEKPFSCSECGKRFNRKATLTTHMLVHTGEKAFSCSVCSKSFTLRGTLTKHMSVHTGEKPFSCSECGKRFTLRGNLTRHMLVHTGEKPFSCSECGKRFTLRGNLTTHMLVHTGEKPYSYTVCSKSFTQKGNLTRHMLVHTGEKAFSCSVCSKSFTQRGNLTQHMLVHTGEKAFSCSVCSKSFTQRGNLTRHMLVHTGEKPFSCSECGKRFNRKEILTRHMLVHAGEKC is encoded by the coding sequence atggaaacaggagttgatggagaggactgtggaggagcagaaccagagagagattcagatccagagagacgtttacaaccagagactgaggtcgagactgaagactctcatgaacctgagactgatgacagtgatgattggaaagagacaagagaagatctgtcagaattaaacttgaaaaataagaaactaaagactggtaagagacaacacagctgctcggagtgtggtaaaagatttaaccagaAAGTGactctgaccagacacatgttagttcatacaggagagaaagccttcagctgctctgtttgcagtaaaagctttacccgaagaggaaatctgacccaacacatgttagttcatacaggagagaaagccttcagctgctctgtttgcagtaaaagctttaccctaagaggaagtctgacaaaacacatgttagttcatacaggagagaaacccttcagctgctctgagtgtggtaaaaggtttaaccggaaagaaattctgaccagacacatgttagttcatgcaggagagaaacccttcagctgctctgagtgtggtaaaaggtttaaccggaaagcgactctgaccacacacatgttagttcatacaggagagaaagccttcagctgctctgtttgcagtaaaagctttaccctaaGAGGAactctgacaaaacacatgtcagttcatacaggagagaaacccttcagctgctctgagtgtggtaaaaggtttaccctaagaggaaatctgaccagacacatgttagttcatacaggagagaaacccttcagctgctctgagtgtggtaaaaggtttaccctaagaggaaatctgaccacacacatgttagttcatacaggagagaaaccttaCAGCTAcactgtttgcagtaaaagctttacccaaaaaggaaatctgaccagacacatgttagttcatacaggagagaaagctttcagctgctctgtttgcagtaaaagttttacccaaagaggaaatctgacccaacacatgttagttcatacaggagagaaagctttcagctgctctgtttgcagtaaaagttttacccaaagaggaaatctgaccagacacatgttagttcatacaggagagaaacccttcagctgctctgagtgtggtaaaaggtttaaccggaaagaaattctgaccagacacatgttagttcatgcaggagagaaatgctaa